Proteins encoded in a region of the Muntiacus reevesi chromosome 21, mMunRee1.1, whole genome shotgun sequence genome:
- the TFG gene encoding protein TFG isoform X3 yields the protein MNGQLDLSGKLIIKAQLGEDIRRIPIHNEDITYDELVLMMQRVFRGKLLSNDEVTIKYKDEDGDLITIFDSSDLSFAIQCSRILKLTLFVNGQPRPLESSQVKYLRRELIELRNKVNRLLDSLEPPGEPGPSSSIPENDTVDGREEKPAAADSSGKQSTQVMAASMSAFDPLKNQDEINKNVMSAFGLTDDQVSGPPSAPAEDRSGTPDSIASSSSAAHPPGAQPQQPPYTGAQAQAGQMYQQFPQQPAYGAQQPQAPPPAPQQYGVQYSAGYSQQTGPQQPQQFPGYGQQPTSQAPAPAFSGQPQQLPAQPPQQYQASSYPPQTYTTQTSQPTSYTVAPASQPGMAPSQPGAYQPRSGFTPPPGSSMSPLTSGSNPYARSRPPFGQGYTQPGPGYR from the exons ATGAATGGGCAGTTGGATCTGAGTGGGAAGCTAATCATCAAAGCTCAACTTGGGGAGGATATTCGACGAATTCCCATTCATAATGAAGATATTACTTATGATGAATTAGTGCTAATGATGCAGCGAGTCTTCAGAGGAAAACTTCTGAGTAATGATGAAgttacaataaaatataaagatgaag atGGAGATCTTATAACAATTTTTGATAGTTCTGACCTTTCCTTTGCAATTCAGTGTAGTAGGATACTGAAACTGACATTATTTG TTAATGGCCAACCAAGACCCCTCGAATCAAGTCAAGTGAAATACCTTCGTCGAGAACTGATAGAACTTCGAAATAAAGTGAATCGCTTACTGGATAGCTTGGAACCACCTGGAGAACCAGGCCCGTCCTCCAGCATTCCTGAAAACG ATACTGTGGATGGTAGGGAAGAaaagcctgctgctgctgatTCTTCTGGTAAACAGTCTACTCAGGTTATGGCAGCAAGTATGTCAGCTTTCGATCCTTTAAAAAACCAAGATGAAATCAATAAAAATGTCATGTCGGCGTTTGGCTTAACAGATGATCAGGTTTCAG GGCCTCCCAGCGCTCCTGCAGAAGACCGGTCAGGGACGCCCGACAGCATTGCCTCCTCCTCGTCCGCAGCTCACCCGCCGGGAGCTCAGCCGCAGCAGCCGCCCTATACAGGAGCTCAGGCTCAAGCAG GCCAGATGTACCAGCAGTTCCCGCAGCAGCCGGCCTACGGCGCTCAGCAGCCGCAGGCGCCCCCGCCGGCGCCGCAGCAGTACGGTGTGCAGTATTCAG CAGGCTATAGTCAGCAGACTGGACCCCAACAACCTCAGCAGTTCCCAGGATACGGCCAGCAACCCACCTCCCAGGCGCCGGCACCTGCCTTTTCTGGCCAGCCTCAGCAGCTGCCTGCTCAGCCTCCGCAGCAGTACCAGGCGAGCAGTTACCCTCCACAAACCTACACTACCCAGACGTCTCAGCCCACTAGTTACACCGTGGCCCCTGCCTCGCAACCGGGAATGGCTCCGAGCCAGCCCGGGGCCTACCAGCCACGATCAGGTTTCACCCCCCCCCCTGGAAGTAGCATGAGCCCTCTGACAAGTGGGTCCAACCCGTACGCGCGTAGCCGTCCTCCCTTCGGTCAGGGCTACACCCAGCCTGGGCCGGGTTATCGATAG
- the TFG gene encoding protein TFG isoform X2, producing MNGQLDLSGKLIIKAQLGEDIRRIPIHNEDITYDELVLMMQRVFRGKLLSNDEVTIKYKDEDGDLITIFDSSDLSFAIQCSRILKLTLFVNGQPRPLESSQVKYLRRELIELRNKVNRLLDSLEPPGEPGPSSSIPENDTVDGREEKPAAADSSGKQSTQVMAASMSAFDPLKNQDEINKNVMSAFGLTDDQVSGPPSAPAEDRSGTPDSIASSSSAAHPPGAQPQQPPYTGAQAQAGQSEGQMYQQFPQQPAYGAQQPQAPPPAPQQYGVQYSGYSQQTGPQQPQQFPGYGQQPTSQAPAPAFSGQPQQLPAQPPQQYQASSYPPQTYTTQTSQPTSYTVAPASQPGMAPSQPGAYQPRSGFTPPPGSSMSPLTSGSNPYARSRPPFGQGYTQPGPGYR from the exons ATGAATGGGCAGTTGGATCTGAGTGGGAAGCTAATCATCAAAGCTCAACTTGGGGAGGATATTCGACGAATTCCCATTCATAATGAAGATATTACTTATGATGAATTAGTGCTAATGATGCAGCGAGTCTTCAGAGGAAAACTTCTGAGTAATGATGAAgttacaataaaatataaagatgaag atGGAGATCTTATAACAATTTTTGATAGTTCTGACCTTTCCTTTGCAATTCAGTGTAGTAGGATACTGAAACTGACATTATTTG TTAATGGCCAACCAAGACCCCTCGAATCAAGTCAAGTGAAATACCTTCGTCGAGAACTGATAGAACTTCGAAATAAAGTGAATCGCTTACTGGATAGCTTGGAACCACCTGGAGAACCAGGCCCGTCCTCCAGCATTCCTGAAAACG ATACTGTGGATGGTAGGGAAGAaaagcctgctgctgctgatTCTTCTGGTAAACAGTCTACTCAGGTTATGGCAGCAAGTATGTCAGCTTTCGATCCTTTAAAAAACCAAGATGAAATCAATAAAAATGTCATGTCGGCGTTTGGCTTAACAGATGATCAGGTTTCAG GGCCTCCCAGCGCTCCTGCAGAAGACCGGTCAGGGACGCCCGACAGCATTGCCTCCTCCTCGTCCGCAGCTCACCCGCCGGGAGCTCAGCCGCAGCAGCCGCCCTATACAGGAGCTCAGGCTCAAGCAGGTCAGAGCGAAG GCCAGATGTACCAGCAGTTCCCGCAGCAGCCGGCCTACGGCGCTCAGCAGCCGCAGGCGCCCCCGCCGGCGCCGCAGCAGTACGGTGTGCAGTATTCAG GCTATAGTCAGCAGACTGGACCCCAACAACCTCAGCAGTTCCCAGGATACGGCCAGCAACCCACCTCCCAGGCGCCGGCACCTGCCTTTTCTGGCCAGCCTCAGCAGCTGCCTGCTCAGCCTCCGCAGCAGTACCAGGCGAGCAGTTACCCTCCACAAACCTACACTACCCAGACGTCTCAGCCCACTAGTTACACCGTGGCCCCTGCCTCGCAACCGGGAATGGCTCCGAGCCAGCCCGGGGCCTACCAGCCACGATCAGGTTTCACCCCCCCCCCTGGAAGTAGCATGAGCCCTCTGACAAGTGGGTCCAACCCGTACGCGCGTAGCCGTCCTCCCTTCGGTCAGGGCTACACCCAGCCTGGGCCGGGTTATCGATAG
- the TFG gene encoding protein TFG isoform X1, with the protein MNGQLDLSGKLIIKAQLGEDIRRIPIHNEDITYDELVLMMQRVFRGKLLSNDEVTIKYKDEDGDLITIFDSSDLSFAIQCSRILKLTLFVNGQPRPLESSQVKYLRRELIELRNKVNRLLDSLEPPGEPGPSSSIPENDTVDGREEKPAAADSSGKQSTQVMAASMSAFDPLKNQDEINKNVMSAFGLTDDQVSGPPSAPAEDRSGTPDSIASSSSAAHPPGAQPQQPPYTGAQAQAGQSEGQMYQQFPQQPAYGAQQPQAPPPAPQQYGVQYSAGYSQQTGPQQPQQFPGYGQQPTSQAPAPAFSGQPQQLPAQPPQQYQASSYPPQTYTTQTSQPTSYTVAPASQPGMAPSQPGAYQPRSGFTPPPGSSMSPLTSGSNPYARSRPPFGQGYTQPGPGYR; encoded by the exons ATGAATGGGCAGTTGGATCTGAGTGGGAAGCTAATCATCAAAGCTCAACTTGGGGAGGATATTCGACGAATTCCCATTCATAATGAAGATATTACTTATGATGAATTAGTGCTAATGATGCAGCGAGTCTTCAGAGGAAAACTTCTGAGTAATGATGAAgttacaataaaatataaagatgaag atGGAGATCTTATAACAATTTTTGATAGTTCTGACCTTTCCTTTGCAATTCAGTGTAGTAGGATACTGAAACTGACATTATTTG TTAATGGCCAACCAAGACCCCTCGAATCAAGTCAAGTGAAATACCTTCGTCGAGAACTGATAGAACTTCGAAATAAAGTGAATCGCTTACTGGATAGCTTGGAACCACCTGGAGAACCAGGCCCGTCCTCCAGCATTCCTGAAAACG ATACTGTGGATGGTAGGGAAGAaaagcctgctgctgctgatTCTTCTGGTAAACAGTCTACTCAGGTTATGGCAGCAAGTATGTCAGCTTTCGATCCTTTAAAAAACCAAGATGAAATCAATAAAAATGTCATGTCGGCGTTTGGCTTAACAGATGATCAGGTTTCAG GGCCTCCCAGCGCTCCTGCAGAAGACCGGTCAGGGACGCCCGACAGCATTGCCTCCTCCTCGTCCGCAGCTCACCCGCCGGGAGCTCAGCCGCAGCAGCCGCCCTATACAGGAGCTCAGGCTCAAGCAGGTCAGAGCGAAG GCCAGATGTACCAGCAGTTCCCGCAGCAGCCGGCCTACGGCGCTCAGCAGCCGCAGGCGCCCCCGCCGGCGCCGCAGCAGTACGGTGTGCAGTATTCAG CAGGCTATAGTCAGCAGACTGGACCCCAACAACCTCAGCAGTTCCCAGGATACGGCCAGCAACCCACCTCCCAGGCGCCGGCACCTGCCTTTTCTGGCCAGCCTCAGCAGCTGCCTGCTCAGCCTCCGCAGCAGTACCAGGCGAGCAGTTACCCTCCACAAACCTACACTACCCAGACGTCTCAGCCCACTAGTTACACCGTGGCCCCTGCCTCGCAACCGGGAATGGCTCCGAGCCAGCCCGGGGCCTACCAGCCACGATCAGGTTTCACCCCCCCCCCTGGAAGTAGCATGAGCCCTCTGACAAGTGGGTCCAACCCGTACGCGCGTAGCCGTCCTCCCTTCGGTCAGGGCTACACCCAGCCTGGGCCGGGTTATCGATAG
- the TFG gene encoding protein TFG isoform X4 — protein sequence MNGQLDLSGKLIIKAQLGEDIRRIPIHNEDITYDELVLMMQRVFRGKLLSNDEVTIKYKDEDGDLITIFDSSDLSFAIQCSRILKLTLFVNGQPRPLESSQVKYLRRELIELRNKVNRLLDSLEPPGEPGPSSSIPENDTVDGREEKPAAADSSGKQSTQVMAASMSAFDPLKNQDEINKNVMSAFGLTDDQVSGPPSAPAEDRSGTPDSIASSSSAAHPPGAQPQQPPYTGAQAQAGQMYQQFPQQPAYGAQQPQAPPPAPQQYGVQYSGYSQQTGPQQPQQFPGYGQQPTSQAPAPAFSGQPQQLPAQPPQQYQASSYPPQTYTTQTSQPTSYTVAPASQPGMAPSQPGAYQPRSGFTPPPGSSMSPLTSGSNPYARSRPPFGQGYTQPGPGYR from the exons ATGAATGGGCAGTTGGATCTGAGTGGGAAGCTAATCATCAAAGCTCAACTTGGGGAGGATATTCGACGAATTCCCATTCATAATGAAGATATTACTTATGATGAATTAGTGCTAATGATGCAGCGAGTCTTCAGAGGAAAACTTCTGAGTAATGATGAAgttacaataaaatataaagatgaag atGGAGATCTTATAACAATTTTTGATAGTTCTGACCTTTCCTTTGCAATTCAGTGTAGTAGGATACTGAAACTGACATTATTTG TTAATGGCCAACCAAGACCCCTCGAATCAAGTCAAGTGAAATACCTTCGTCGAGAACTGATAGAACTTCGAAATAAAGTGAATCGCTTACTGGATAGCTTGGAACCACCTGGAGAACCAGGCCCGTCCTCCAGCATTCCTGAAAACG ATACTGTGGATGGTAGGGAAGAaaagcctgctgctgctgatTCTTCTGGTAAACAGTCTACTCAGGTTATGGCAGCAAGTATGTCAGCTTTCGATCCTTTAAAAAACCAAGATGAAATCAATAAAAATGTCATGTCGGCGTTTGGCTTAACAGATGATCAGGTTTCAG GGCCTCCCAGCGCTCCTGCAGAAGACCGGTCAGGGACGCCCGACAGCATTGCCTCCTCCTCGTCCGCAGCTCACCCGCCGGGAGCTCAGCCGCAGCAGCCGCCCTATACAGGAGCTCAGGCTCAAGCAG GCCAGATGTACCAGCAGTTCCCGCAGCAGCCGGCCTACGGCGCTCAGCAGCCGCAGGCGCCCCCGCCGGCGCCGCAGCAGTACGGTGTGCAGTATTCAG GCTATAGTCAGCAGACTGGACCCCAACAACCTCAGCAGTTCCCAGGATACGGCCAGCAACCCACCTCCCAGGCGCCGGCACCTGCCTTTTCTGGCCAGCCTCAGCAGCTGCCTGCTCAGCCTCCGCAGCAGTACCAGGCGAGCAGTTACCCTCCACAAACCTACACTACCCAGACGTCTCAGCCCACTAGTTACACCGTGGCCCCTGCCTCGCAACCGGGAATGGCTCCGAGCCAGCCCGGGGCCTACCAGCCACGATCAGGTTTCACCCCCCCCCCTGGAAGTAGCATGAGCCCTCTGACAAGTGGGTCCAACCCGTACGCGCGTAGCCGTCCTCCCTTCGGTCAGGGCTACACCCAGCCTGGGCCGGGTTATCGATAG